A window of the Eulemur rufifrons isolate Redbay chromosome 6, OSU_ERuf_1, whole genome shotgun sequence genome harbors these coding sequences:
- the OR10W1 gene encoding olfactory receptor 10W1, producing the protein MTWENHSVLMEFVLLAYPSCPELCVLSFLAVSLVYILIVTGNVLIVVSIHTEARLHTPMYYFLGSLAGVEICYTAVVVPHVLANTLQSAKTVSLLGCATQMVFFIGLGSADCFLLATMAYDRYVAICHPLQYPVIMTLTLCVCLVVASVVIGLFLSLQLVAFIFSLPFCRARGIEHFFCDVPPVMHLVCAHSHVHEHSVLAAATLAIAVPFFLIATSYAFIVAAVLKIHSATGRHRAFSTCSSHLTVVLLQYGCCAFMYLRPSASYQPRQDQFVSLVYTLGTPLLNPLIYTLRNSEMKGAIGRVLTRNCLSQHSQDRGGYNLSGISLVPAT; encoded by the coding sequence ATGACCTGGGAAAATCACTCTGTGCTGATGGAATTTGTGCTCCTGGCTTACCCCTCCTGCCCAGAGCTGTGTGTCCTATCCTTCCTTGCAGTCAGCCTGGTTTATATACTTATCGTCACTGGCAATGTCCTTATTGTGGTGTCCATTCACACAGAAGCCCGTCTACACACACCCATGTACTACTTCCTGGGCAGCCTCGCAGGGGTGGAAATATGCTACACTGCTGTGGTGGTGCCCCACGTCCTGGCCAACACCCTACAGTCAGCGAAGACCGTCTCCCTCCTGGGCTGTGCCACTCAGATGGTGTTCTTCATCGGACTTGGCAGTGCAGACTGCTTCCTCTTGGCCACCATGGCCTATGACCGGTATGTTGCCATTTGCCATCCCTTGCAGTACCCTGTCATCATGACATTGACTCTTTGTGTCTGCTTGGTTGTGGCCTCTGTGGTCATTGGCTTGTTCCTGTCCTTACAGCTGGTGGCCTTCATCTTCTCTCTGCCATTCTGCCGGGCTCGGGGTATCGAGCACTTCTTTTGTGACGTGCCACCAGTCATGCATCTGGTTTGTGCCCACAGCCACGTCCACGAGCACTCAGTGCTGGCGGCAGCCACACTAGCCATTGCTGTGCCTTTCTTCCTCATCGCCACCTCCTACGCCTTCATAGTGGCTGCTGTGCTCAAGATCCATTCGGCAACTGGTCGCCACCgggccttctccacctgctctTCACACCTCACTGTGGTGCTGCTGCAGTACGGCTGCTGCGCCTTCATGTACCTGCGCCCCAGCGCCAGCTACCAGCCCAGGCAAGACCAGTTTGTCTCACTGGTGTACACATTAGGAACCCCACTGCTCAACCCTCTCATCTACACCCTGAGGAACAGTGAGATGAAAGGGGCCATAGGGAGAGTCCTAACCCGGAATTGCCTCTCCCAGCACAGCCAGGATAGGGGAGGGTACAACCTATCAGGCATAAGTTTGGTTCCAGCCACGTGA